A genomic segment from Montipora foliosa isolate CH-2021 chromosome 9, ASM3666993v2, whole genome shotgun sequence encodes:
- the LOC137971720 gene encoding uncharacterized protein produces the protein MAVIYVSEPPFGRVWSAIESPTYELSKYLANILSPLQNNKYTVKNSASFVEKIRTMSVDPDEILVSFDVVSLFTCIPTHLAMEVVKERLDFDQSLPERTNLSIQNIIALLQFVLDNNFFVFQGDHFKQIFGCPMGSPVSAILANLVMEYVEEKALSSAPNSPK, from the coding sequence ATGGCTGTCATCTACGTATCTGAACCACCATTTGGGAGAGTTTGGAGCGCTATTGAGTCTCCCACATACGAATTATCCAAATACCTTGCCAACATCTTGTCACCACTTCAAAACAATAAATACACAGTTAAGAACAGCGCATCTTTCGTTGAAAAGATCCGCACTATGTCTGTGGATCCCGACGAAATCCTAGTATCCTTTGACGTCGTGTCACTGTTTACTTGTATTCCTACCCATCTAGCCATGGAAGTTGTTAAAGAAAGACTGGACTTTGATCAATCACTACCTGAAAGAACAAATTTATCCATCCAAAATATCATTGCCCTTCTACAGTTCGTCCTCGACAATAACTTCTTCGTGTTCCAAGGTGACCATTTCAAACAAATCTTCGGTTGTCCGATGGGATCTCCAGTCAGCGCCATCTTAGCCAATCTCGTCATGGAATATGTCGAAGAAAAGGCCCTGTCATCGGCTCCAAACTCTCCCAAATAG
- the LOC137971719 gene encoding uncharacterized protein — protein MDRAKNIPSTEEEAARETKRVAEALTANNYPANFIYNGRQRNRQQEVSGSDQRGMVVLPYAKGFSEKIAGVLRGFNIKVAHKPIRTISNILKKPKDKIEREASRGIVYKIKCKDCDCVYIGQTSHALKTRVKEHTKAIATLDGNSLLAKHHMCFNHQIDLMNVEIVDRSSAWRQRLILEAWHSLRDTNAINEHIALPNVYNNIKNL, from the coding sequence ATGGATCGCGCAAAGAATATCCCATCCACCGAAGAGGAAGCTGCACGAGAAACTAAGAGAGTAGCAGAAGCCCTTACCGCTAATAATTACCCTGCCAATTTCATCTATAATGGTCGCCAACGAAACAGACAACAAGAAGTGAGTGGTTCTGACCAGCGCGGTATGGTTGTTTTGCCCTATGCCAAAGGATTCTCCGAGAAAATCGCGGGGGTTCTTCGAGGTTTCAACATCAAAGTCGCTCATAAACCTATTCGGACAATCTCAAACATACTTAAAAAACCAAAAGACAAGATCGAGAGGGAGGCCTCCAGAGGAATCGTATATAAGATAAAATGCAAAGATTGTGATTGTGTTTACATCGGTCAGACATCGCACGCGCTAAAAACACGCGTCAAAGAGCACACAAAGGCCATAGCGACATTAGATGGAAACTCCTTGTTGGCCAAACACCACATGTGCTTCAATCACCAAATAGACTTGATGAACGTCGAAATTGTTGACAGGTCATCGGCATGGCGACAAAGACTTATTCTTGAGGCTTGGCATTCCTTGCGAGACACGAACGCTATAAACGAACATATAGCACTTCCAAACGTTTACAATAACATAAAGAATTTGTAG